In the genome of Terribacillus sp. FSL K6-0262, one region contains:
- a CDS encoding uroporphyrinogen-III synthase, with protein MSRLPAVKVLVTRPKQQAFRLAEKLVQAGAEPIMVPLLNFQSRFDDKNEKLCQEGERFDWLFFSSKNGVEHFHALLRTYSSFEKWGHCRIAAVGQKTAEAITRLFGREVDLVPDAYTADALAAAFSEAHDPASRILLIQGNLSRPALANGLKQNGFVFEKMVVYDTVEEKSNQEMLLDVLKREQPEVLTFTSPSSIEVFLAFIDDAEMERNQLDKLCLVIGPTTEEAAKRHGFRNILLPAQYTAEAMIDRLVHFYEQRTGE; from the coding sequence ATGAGCCGGCTGCCGGCCGTGAAGGTGCTCGTAACGCGCCCGAAACAGCAGGCATTCCGCTTGGCAGAAAAGCTGGTTCAGGCAGGAGCTGAACCGATCATGGTTCCGCTCTTGAATTTTCAATCAAGATTTGATGATAAAAATGAGAAGCTCTGTCAGGAAGGCGAAAGATTCGATTGGCTTTTTTTCTCCAGTAAAAACGGAGTGGAGCATTTCCATGCATTGCTGCGCACCTATTCCAGCTTTGAGAAGTGGGGTCATTGCCGGATTGCAGCAGTCGGACAGAAGACAGCGGAAGCGATAACGAGACTTTTCGGCAGGGAAGTTGATTTGGTGCCGGATGCGTACACAGCGGATGCCCTGGCTGCTGCGTTTTCCGAAGCGCATGACCCTGCCAGCCGGATCCTGCTGATCCAGGGGAATTTATCACGTCCGGCATTGGCAAATGGATTGAAACAAAATGGCTTTGTATTTGAGAAAATGGTTGTCTATGATACGGTAGAGGAGAAAAGCAATCAAGAAATGCTTCTCGATGTCCTGAAACGGGAACAGCCGGAAGTGTTGACGTTTACGAGTCCATCGTCCATCGAGGTCTTCCTTGCTTTCATCGATGACGCTGAAATGGAACGGAACCAGCTTGATAAACTTTGTCTCGTCATCGGACCGACAACCGAGGAAGCTGCCAAGCGGCATGGTTTCCGTAATATCCTGCTGCCTGCTCAGTATACGGCAGAAGCAATGATTGATAGGTTAGTACATTTTTATGAACAAAGGACAGGTGAATGA
- the hemB gene encoding porphobilinogen synthase, with translation MTMAEFKRHRRLRTSANMRALVRETEVTVDDLIYPVFVVEGENVRNEVSSMPGVFQLSLDNLSAEMKEVSDLGIKSVLFFGIPAEKDEVGSGAFHDHGIVQRAISQTKEEFPELLLIADTCLCEYTSHGHCGIVHDGIIDNDESLGYLVDTAVSQAKAGADIIAPSNMMDGYVQAIRKGLDEAGFTNIPIMAYSVKYASAFYGPFREAADGAPQFGDRKTYQMDPSNRREALREATSDIEEDADFLIVKPALAYLDIIRDVRNQFNAPIVAYNVSGEYSMVKAAALNGWIDEKAIVMEKMIGMKRAGADLIMTYFAKDVARWLKEDN, from the coding sequence ATGACAATGGCAGAATTCAAACGCCACCGCCGTTTGCGTACTTCAGCAAATATGCGGGCATTAGTAAGAGAAACAGAAGTGACAGTGGATGACTTGATTTATCCGGTTTTCGTTGTCGAGGGAGAAAATGTGCGCAATGAAGTTTCTTCCATGCCGGGTGTATTCCAGCTGTCTTTGGACAATTTGTCAGCTGAAATGAAGGAAGTAAGCGATTTGGGTATCAAATCCGTATTGTTCTTCGGTATTCCTGCTGAGAAGGATGAAGTCGGATCAGGTGCTTTCCATGATCACGGTATCGTACAGCGGGCAATCAGTCAGACAAAAGAGGAATTCCCTGAGCTTCTATTGATCGCAGATACTTGCCTCTGCGAATATACATCCCACGGTCATTGCGGTATCGTGCATGACGGAATAATCGATAATGATGAATCACTGGGCTATTTGGTAGACACTGCAGTGAGCCAGGCGAAAGCGGGAGCGGATATCATCGCCCCTTCCAATATGATGGACGGCTATGTGCAAGCAATCCGCAAAGGACTGGATGAAGCCGGTTTTACCAATATTCCGATTATGGCTTATTCTGTCAAATACGCGTCTGCCTTCTATGGTCCATTCCGCGAAGCGGCGGATGGCGCGCCGCAGTTCGGTGACCGCAAAACGTATCAGATGGATCCTTCCAACAGAAGGGAAGCCCTCCGCGAAGCGACATCCGATATCGAAGAGGATGCCGACTTCCTTATCGTGAAGCCAGCGCTTGCTTACTTGGATATCATCCGTGATGTCCGGAATCAATTCAACGCACCGATCGTTGCTTACAACGTCAGCGGGGAATACAGCATGGTGAAGGCTGCTGCTTTGAACGGCTGGATCGATGAGAAAGCGATCGTCATGGAGAAAATGATCGGCATGAAACGTGCCGGTGCGGATTTAATCATGACTTACTTTGCCAAAGACGTGGCAAGATGGCTGAAGGAAGATAATTGA